The nucleotide sequence AGACAGGCCCTTTGTCTTGTATCACAAGACCTTGGACATAGTAGGCAATGCTAGATGTCACTATTCCCTGCACATACAAATGGCAAGtgagtggagagagagagagagagagagagagagagagagagagagagagagagagagagttacagCATAGGCAGCAGCAAGGAGGTTCATATCCCAGCCTATGCGCCACACAGAAAGCCTGTGCTCCGTGACGAAGGTGACAGCAATGGCTTGTAGGGTACCCACGAAGCATATTAATGAAGTGAGGGAGAGGGGAGCGTTATATCTTCTCAAGGCTGCAGCCTGTTGAAGCAGGAAACTAGCATGAGCCATGCTACTAGGCCTTATTCTTATTATCACATGGAATGCGAACCGAGATGATTCCTGCAAAGGATCACCTGGAGGATGAAGAGAGAAGCCCAAGCCAGAGTTGCAATTATAAGGAAGATGCAGCCCTTGAACCAGTCCTTGTCGGCCGAGTCCGGAGCAACTGGTACGTCAACGGCTTGGTGGGCTTGATCATGCATGTGCTTGGTCCACACCATCTCCATGATAGGTCCCTTGTACAGGGTCATCAACATGGCCCCAGCCACTGTCACCAAAGTTCCAACCACCTTGGCTTGGCATCTCACCTTCTTGAGGTCCAGCTTCTCCATCCTGTCATGCAACAGTCCAATATAATCACCAAGTCTGCGTGCTGCAACAGTACCATgaaaacatctctctctctcccccccacGTACCTGCAGATAACAGCCAGCACAAAGGTCATGGCTGGCAGCATGTTGCTCATGGCGCAAGAGAAGGTTGGCGAGGTGAACTTCAGACCAGCATAATAGAAGTTTTGGTCAATAACCGGCCTTCAAGAAGATATTTGCAGAAACTATCAGTAACTACTACACCACCATGATGACATAACACTCGATCGGAAGTGAGCAAGTACTCACCCAAGGAGCCCCAGCACGAATATTTGCATGAAAATTGCAAATGTCATCCTCGGTCGCACTTTCCTGCGATCAGAAGCAAGAATGACGATGAGTACAGGAGCTGGGAATTCTACTGAGAGAACGTGAACAGCAGCCAGTACTGCTTGGTCTACCTCTCGAGGATGAGGGCGAACGGGGCGATGGAGAGGGTGGCGAATGCATGGCGGTAGACGACGAGCACGTAGTGGCTCATGCCTTGGTTGAGGGAGAACTTGGTCAGTATGTTCATGCCGGCGTAGCCGAACTGGAGCGAGATCATGGCGGCGTAAGGCTTGCACACTTGAAACAACTTCCTGCGGCTTCCTTGGTTCTTCATCTTGGTTAGAGCTTAGcagaaagcaaatgtagagaaacCCGAGGACCAAAAACTTATGGGTTCCTGTCTGCTACGGCTGGTATTTATAGCAATAGGCAGGCATCATCGGTCGAATTGACGGAACCCAACCGGGACGTAGATGGCCAACTTGGGCATGGAATCCATCCACCTGGCAGCAATAGGATGGAGTGTATGTGGAAGCAGGGGTGGCTCATGGGCACTAGTTGAGTGGCAGATGATGTGAGGTGCACCCACGTAATGGGAATTCTGGTGCGCGCTGATGATGCCTTCACAAGGCCCCGGTGCCGGCACTCCGGCCTTCCGGTGGTGGACGCTGCAATCACCGGTGGCTGTCGCTCTCGTTCCGAGGTCTGCGTCGATGCCAAGGATGCATATCTTGACGGCAGAGTAAGCCTTTCATGATGTCGCTCCCGTGGATCCGAAGCGTCAAATTAGCTGACATTTGCTGCGAGTTTGCCACTTCTCGCATTCCACTTGTCGATGTTGTACAGGTACGAAGATGTCAGTGCTTGTCGTGTTCTTTGCGTTGGATGTGTCTGATGATGGTCATTGGCTACGATTTCTCTGTTACACTGGAAAGAGAGAACGCAAATCATTAGCAATTTGTTTAAGGTTCGTGGAACAAATTGTAAGGATTCCACTTTCAGTCATCAGCTTGCACTTGCAGTGTCTCATGGCAAGAAACAGAACATCTTCTGCTAGTTGCAGCTACTAGTTGGGAATACATGACATGGTATTGTCTGTGCCTGATGGAAATACTTCATTTCATGCTTTTCCAGTTGACAAAACAGCTGGAGAATTCACTTTATTTCTTGCATGTCATGGTGGATTCTCTTTCCACTTCATTCAGCTTTCTTTGGCCGTGGATGCCTAGTTCTAAGACCCTTCGGTTTAGGATGGAAGTGAAGAAGATGAGACACAGAGTTCAGACCAACTCTGGTGAGCTGCTGAGAAAAATGAGACATCGATATGGCATTGCAAGGCAGGAGGGGTGCAGGGGAAGTTGGTAATGGCAGCATTGTGTTGATTTCTGCTCCTTTATACGAAGAGATGGTAACCTACACAAATGACGAGGTTGCAGTTCCTGCTCGCCATGAGATGGATGACATGGATCCCACTTGCGCTAGTGTTGGGTTACAGAGAACGAAGATTGACGCGAAGTGGATGCTCTTCCAACAGTTGAAATGAAATATTATTCGCAGTACTCTCACAATTCATTGCCTTTCTATGTGTTGGCTCAGTGGAATGCATGTACTGTAGACGGAAAAGAAGAGAATTCGGAGTTGAACATGCGACTTACAAGCATCAAGCGGACAGTGGTAGCTCGCGAGTAGTGCGAGTCATATCCATGGTCTCATCCTCTGCTCTGGAAACAGCACCTTGCCGAAGTACGCTTCTTGCTTTCTTTCCTTCATAGTCGTGAACAAAATCATAAGAATTCAAAGAGCAAGCTCTTCTGCATTTTTCAGGGCCATGAGACCGTCTGCTACCCTGGTGCTTGAAGGCCATAATGGCTACCGCGATGCATGATTTCGCTGTCTTCCAAAACACTGAGAAAAGCCTTCAGAACTCTCCCTTTCCTCCCCCCACCACCCTCTCTGCCGCCCCTGCCATTGACTATTGATCTCCTTGGTTGGCTTTCCTTCCATGTTAATTTCTAACCATCATTCACATCAGGCCAAAGACGCAACTTGTTCGGTCAACGATTCATCACTGTTATGATACCTCAGAACTTGGATCTAGCAGCCAGTTTtccttttcttgcttttgttcttGATTTAGAgaagagaaataatatcaaatctTTGCTCGCAGAAGTATGATTGCCTTGCAATTGTAGTTTGTTTTCTACAGCACTCTGAGTTTCTGAAACAGGTTTCGTGTGGAGTAAAACAAAGGGTGATACTGAAGGCAGGATCAAGAAATCCGAACTCCATCTGACAAACAACTAAATGAACTCTCAAGCAATCATCTTGTGTGCCTAACAAATCACAGGAGGTAATGCATTACTAAGAAGGGCCTGATCCATATAATCAACTCAATCTAAGATCACTGGCTCACTTTCCACTGACCCATTTATTATCAACCAGCTGTGTCATCCACTCTCCAATTTTTTGGTTGCTCAAAAAATGGGAGAAAAGTATGCTAGGGAAATAATTTTCTTCGAAGCTAGAACTTCAGGATTCAGACCATCAGATCCATGGGCTTGTCATGTATCAACTGAAACAATAGTAGCAAGTAATTGCTCCTGTAACATTCAAAACCTTACTAACTTGGCAATGCTATGACCTCAATGCTACAGAAAAGAAAATGCATTCATGAGAATGACTATTCCACCCAGTGACACCTCAAGTGTGTTGGTGACTAGTTCTCCTTTTTAGTCCTCCATGACTGATTCTGTATCCCTGGGAGCATTGTATGTTGTAAATGAAACACTGTGAGTTCACTTTTTAAGTCATTTACCTTGCATTCATTGCAAGGATTCATCCCCCTTGTACTCATTTTGACCACCGGCCTCAAGTCCCTCCCTATATTCTGGTAGGTTTCAAGTATTGAGGTGCCAGAGGTACTGTCTCTGTTTAATCTGTCCTTTGACCCACTAATTTTAATATTTGTCAGAATTTTCACAGCAAATTCATAGAATAAAGTTCATGTGATCTTGCTAAATAATTTAGTAATATACAGTTATTGGAGAAAAATAATCATATTCTTCCATTATTTGCTCTTTTGAAGTAGGATGCCATTATTGCAACTGATCACAGTGTTTAGACTGTATAATTCAGCTTCAAAGAGGAGGAAACATGGAGCACTTCAATCATCAGGGCTTCTGTTACATTATAAAGAACCAATTCTGTGATTAGAACTCACTCATCAGTGACAAGCTCTGCCGAATGAGAAGATCCAATTGCTTTATGGAATCACGAGACACTTGCCAGCACTAGCAATGTCCTCATCAGGGCATTCGAGTCTTGCTTTTCTTCATGTTGCCATTCTATTGTAAGCAAGCACACCGGATGAGATTTTGCAGACCTGATCATGAACATCCTGCCCTTCACAACATGATGATTTATGTTCCTCGACATGAGCAAGTAGTCAGTCAGGCTAGCTGATGCAGATTGGAAGTCAAAACTCAGCAATCATACTTGATAGGGATTGGAAGTTTTGTAATAGAAGAAGTTCATCAAGCTGTTTAGACTCAGCAATACATGATAGGTTGCATGCCTCGAAAAGTACATGGGATGTATGGGAACCACATCAGGAAACCAGTTTAATCCAGTTGACTCAAACCATGGAGAAGCATTTGGAGAGACAAGACAAACATTGCTTGACGGATTTAAAGAGAAAGAAATAGGAAACGAATTAGCCAAATCCTAAACTCGAACTACTCAAACACACTGCACTCTCATTCATGTGGGTTTGTCAGATGGAACTCCCATGGGAAGGATAAAGAAGGCAGACAGAGTCTCGACGGTGCATGATTGGCATGAAGTCATTAACAAGCTTAAATTCTAAACTACGTAAGCTCTTATGGAGGCAGAACAGTCAAGGCAAGAAGAAGTTAATGAAGGAAGAAGAGCCGAAAGAAGCCAGAACTGAAGGCAATGGGACAGAACTGTGTCAGGGCGGCAGCTCACATGGTCTCACGGCTTCTACCATGTGGCACTGCTGACAAAAACTCTGCTGCTGTTTGTCTTTTTCGTTGATACGATGCTTCACGCATTCACCTGCAGCAAAGCATGCTACGCTTTGGAAGGAGCACCCACATCACAGGTGAGCAGAAAATTATCTCCATTGAGGCCTAAAATGTCCTCATGTCACTCATTTTTTATTCCTTGAATCATGCTCCTCCAATTATTGATCTTAAGAGTACCTGCAAAAGGATGATGAAGAGACACTGGAACTTAAGGATCATCATGTCACACAAATTTGGATGATAGCTCGGGgaacaaagagagaaaagaaagaagaaaagacaaGGAGAATTCTATCAACACTTATTTGAATCAAAATAGAGGAAAGAAGGATCAGTTGAAAACCTTTGGAGACAAACAGAGAGGCTGGAGAAAAAGCTGGTTCTCTCCATTTCTCTGATGAGAGAAAGTTACATTTTCTCTATTTCTTCCTCTATGATTGAATAATATCTTCTGAAAAAGAATCTCAACATTCTTCTTCCCAAGGATAGGGGAGACAATCTTACTGTAGAAATCCATTTTCTTCTGAAAATTGAAGGTTCAAATGTGTTACATTTACCcttcatttttattataattagaaCATTCCAAACAATAGATTTTTGACAATGAAACACATTTACTAAAATTTTCATTTCAATTCCCCAAATCATCACCTAAACATGAAACTTCTATATTTTCCTGCAAAATTGACTACTGTCAGAACAAACTCCGGAATAAAATGAAGCCAACAGGATCATTGTCAGAAACATGCATTAAATCCATTAATCCTATTTGTTAAGACACTAATATTCCACTGCTTTTCTTGATTAGAAAGAAAAAGAACTATCGCAACAAAATATCTGAACCGTCGGTCCTGAATCAAACGGCTCCCGCTGAACATAAGTCAACGCTGTTCGATAGATTCTCGCTCGCAGCCCCACGTTCTGTACGAAGTGCAGCCTACGCGTGTATGGAACTGCCCGAAACCAGTAGCAGGACAGAGAAGTCATTTGGTATCTTGTTTGAGGGCTTTATCGTCATCTTATGCTATGATTTTTTCAAAATCGAAACACAGGTTGCCTACTTCGAACTGTGTGCGATTGACCGTTCGATCCATACATCGGACGGCATCCGAGAGCCAACATGGAAAAAAGGAGAGAGGGAAAGAGTTGTGGCCTTCCGATCCCTTCTCCATCACCATTTATATGATGCCCCCAACCGCAGGTCTCCGCCTCGAGCCCTTCGCTATCCTCTCTTTCTTAGAAGCCGATCTGATCTCTGCATTCTCGCCGGTAAGCTCTCCATCTCACAAGCGATTCTTGCTTGCTGCAGATCGCTTCAAGGTCTTCGCTTCCCTGAGTCTTCTTCAAGGATCTTGCGATTTTACTCTGGTTTAATTTTCTCATTTGAAAACGGTAGATTATA is from Musa acuminata AAA Group cultivar baxijiao chromosome BXJ1-6, Cavendish_Baxijiao_AAA, whole genome shotgun sequence and encodes:
- the LOC135675991 gene encoding WAT1-related protein At5g07050-like produces the protein MKNQGSRRKLFQVCKPYAAMISLQFGYAGMNILTKFSLNQGMSHYVLVVYRHAFATLSIAPFALILERKVRPRMTFAIFMQIFVLGLLGPVIDQNFYYAGLKFTSPTFSCAMSNMLPAMTFVLAVICRMEKLDLKKVRCQAKVVGTLVTVAGAMLMTLYKGPIMEMVWTKHMHDQAHQAVDVPVAPDSADKDWFKGCIFLIIATLAWASLFILQAAALRRYNAPLSLTSLICFVGTLQAIAVTFVTEHRLSVWRIGWDMNLLAAAYAGIVTSSIAYYVQGLVIQDKGPVFASAFSPLMMILVAIMGSFILSEKIYLGGIIGAVLIVVGLYSVLWGKHKENKEKTTEADIPVSIKGTQGDGQVMEIIELDEVELEKAKSGNKVIDAADVAIIPVNASVPANHMKVNKEARYHARLKGITERERERETE